Proteins encoded by one window of Cannabis sativa cultivar Pink pepper isolate KNU-18-1 chromosome 4, ASM2916894v1, whole genome shotgun sequence:
- the LOC115714116 gene encoding protein SHI RELATED SEQUENCE 1: MAGFFSLGSSSTSAAPASAAAAAAAQEEEDDNNNNNNNSNNNNIQAHPETFFWYNVKPHNNNNDHQTNNNSTSTTFELWQQEQQAALLHLQTIPTRPHHHHHSHHHHQDLYSSAAALGVGPSSYRSLGAGAAAGGGGSITVDSSDEQHHESTSAARFMMMRSSNSSGGVGGGSGGLLGSSSGGVSCQDCGNQAKKDCVHMRCRTCCKSRGYDCQTHVKSTWVPASKRRERQQHQQQLSSLQEQQPKRLRDSNNNALIISSNSSRLQTTHSGGLEVGNFPSEVNSQAVFRCVKVSSMEDNDDQYAYQTAVNIGGHVFKGILYDHGLETNYNNMVGETSSGGGGGNNQSVQPLDLITVAATATTAEASPSVGAFDPSSLYQQQQQQQQQPLNTYIAGTQFFLPPRS, from the exons atggCTGGGTTCTTCTCTCTAGGATCATCTTCCACGTCAGCAGCACCGGCTTCAGCTGCAGCCGCCGCCGCagctcaagaagaagaagacgacaacaacaacaacaacaacaacagcaacaacaacaacattcaAGCTCATCCGGAAACATTTTTCTGGTACAACGTTAAACCACACAACAACAATAATGATCATCAGACAAATAATAATAGCACAAGCACAACTTTTGAGCTTTGGCAACAAGAACAACAAGCAGCTTTACTCCATCTCCAAACGATTCCCACTCGgccccaccaccaccaccacagcCACCATCACCACCAAGATCTTTACTCTTCCGCCGCGGCTCTAGGTGTGGGGCCTAGCAGTTACAGAAGCCTTGGCGCTGGTGCTGCTGCTGGTGGTGGTGGTTCGATTACCGTTGATTCTTCTGATGAGCAGCATCATGAATCAACATCAGCGGCCAGATTCATGATGATGAGATCTTCTAATTCTTCGGGAGGCGTTGGTGGCGGTAGTGGTGGATTATTGGGTAGTAGTAGTGGTGGAGTGAGCTGTCAAGATTGTGGTAACCAAGCTAAGAAAGATTGTGTTCATATGAGGTGTAGAACTTGTTGTAAAAGCCGTGGTTATGACTGTCAAACTCATGTGAAGAGTACTTGGGTCCCAGCTTCTAAACGCCGTGAAAGACAGCAACATCAGCAACAACTCTCTTCACTTCAAGAACAACAGCCTAAACGACTCAGAGATAGTAATAATAATGCCTTGATCATTTCATCCAATTCTTCTCGATTACAAACCACCCATTCAG GAGGGTTAGAAGTTGGGAATTTTCCATCGGAAGTGAATTCGCAAGCGGTATTTCGATGCGTTAAAGTGAGTTCAATGGAAGATAATGATGATCAGTATGCATATCAAACGGCTGTTAATATAGGAGGACACGTGTTCAAGGGAATTCTGTACGATCATGGACTTGAAACGAATTACAACAATATGGTTGGAGAAACTTCATCGGGCGGTGGTGGAGGGAATAATCAATCAGTTCAGCCGTTGGATCTTATAACCGTTGCTGCAACTGCCACAACTGCCGAAGCTTCTCCTTCAGTTGGAGCTTTTGATCCTTCTTCTCTat